The Actinopolyspora erythraea genome has a segment encoding these proteins:
- a CDS encoding LGFP repeat-containing protein, producing MERDQKGDNVTVKNLVGHAVALSTAAALAAGVAAPAAAAAATEQPEQDTQTTQSTQEKTGSTDDGAGDGSSDGSDSSDSGDDTSGDDSGSTDGGTDGGTNDDSGSTEGSGDGSTDGGATDGDSGDGSNDGSSDDSGSGDGSTDDSSGDGSTDDSSGDGSTDDSDSGSDDGSGDGGGQVDEGPGAGKIDEYYQNLSEAEQQRLGEPVGEEQVVSDSIRYQQYDNARIYWSEGQGVHSVSGAVLEAYLNAGGHEALGVPATNVLTDDLGTPYGEFVSSERGTSAIYAPEGAQAHVLGEPVLKKWRAEGGGGSRLGYPTTDTTATADGRGQYSEFANGGAIYWTTETQAHVLQDKILAKWEETGGGAGPLGYPTTDTTATPDDTGWYNHFEHNGSIYWSEQTGAHTVQGPIRDKWSSTGWERGPLGYPATDTTATPDGNGRYNHFEHNGSIYWSEQTGAHMIRGVIYDKWASTGWERGPLGYPATDTTATPDGNGRYNHFEHNGSIYWTEQTGAHTVQGPIRDKWSSTGWERGPLGYPTTDTTATPDGNGRYNHFEHNGSIYWTEQTGAHTIRGAIRDKWASTGWERGPLGYPITDELPGYEGLGYSGRFNAFSGQNGMFALIAWSEETGAHSVQGKIASRYASKKYGGPGGALGYPTTDQRITPDGQARYNHFNGAGGSSIYSSDSVGRAHAVFGGIRDRWQQLGWERSYLGYPTSGQYEVDGVYRVDFQGGYITYYPETGEIVDRPW from the coding sequence ATGGAACGAGACCAGAAAGGGGACAATGTGACGGTCAAGAATCTCGTGGGGCACGCTGTCGCGCTGAGCACGGCAGCCGCCCTGGCCGCGGGCGTGGCCGCGCCAGCGGCCGCGGCCGCGGCCACCGAACAGCCCGAGCAGGACACGCAGACCACCCAGTCGACCCAGGAGAAGACCGGCTCCACCGACGACGGAGCCGGCGACGGGTCGAGCGACGGCTCGGACTCTTCGGACTCTGGGGACGACACCTCCGGGGACGACTCCGGCTCGACCGACGGGGGCACCGACGGCGGGACGAACGACGACTCCGGCTCGACCGAGGGCTCGGGCGATGGTTCCACCGACGGGGGAGCCACCGATGGAGACTCCGGTGACGGCTCCAACGACGGCTCGAGCGACGACTCCGGTTCCGGGGACGGCTCCACCGACGACAGCTCCGGTGACGGCTCGACCGACGACAGCTCCGGTGACGGCTCGACCGACGACTCGGACTCCGGCTCCGATGACGGTTCCGGCGACGGCGGTGGTCAGGTCGACGAGGGCCCCGGCGCCGGCAAGATCGACGAGTACTACCAGAACCTCAGCGAAGCCGAGCAGCAGCGGCTGGGCGAGCCGGTCGGCGAGGAACAGGTAGTCAGCGACTCGATCCGCTACCAGCAGTACGACAACGCCCGGATCTACTGGTCGGAAGGCCAGGGCGTGCACTCCGTCTCGGGTGCCGTGCTGGAGGCCTACCTGAACGCGGGCGGCCACGAGGCGCTCGGCGTTCCCGCCACCAACGTGCTCACCGACGACCTGGGGACTCCCTACGGCGAGTTCGTGAGCTCCGAGCGGGGAACGAGCGCGATCTACGCGCCGGAGGGCGCGCAAGCCCACGTGCTCGGCGAGCCCGTGCTCAAGAAGTGGCGCGCCGAGGGCGGCGGCGGTAGCCGGCTGGGCTACCCGACCACCGACACCACCGCGACAGCGGACGGCCGGGGCCAGTACAGCGAGTTCGCCAATGGCGGCGCCATCTACTGGACCACCGAGACGCAGGCCCACGTGCTGCAGGACAAGATCCTGGCGAAGTGGGAGGAGACCGGCGGTGGAGCGGGCCCGCTGGGCTATCCCACCACCGACACCACAGCCACACCGGACGACACCGGCTGGTACAACCACTTCGAGCACAACGGCTCGATCTACTGGTCGGAACAGACCGGCGCACACACGGTCCAGGGCCCTATCCGGGACAAGTGGTCGTCCACCGGCTGGGAACGCGGCCCGCTGGGCTACCCCGCCACCGACACCACAGCCACACCGGACGGTAACGGTCGGTACAACCACTTCGAGCACAACGGCTCGATCTACTGGTCGGAACAGACCGGCGCACACATGATCCGGGGCGTCATCTACGACAAGTGGGCATCCACCGGCTGGGAACGCGGCCCGCTGGGCTACCCCGCCACCGACACCACAGCCACACCGGACGGTAACGGCCGGTACAACCACTTCGAGCACAACGGCTCGATCTACTGGACCGAACAGACCGGCGCACACACGGTCCAGGGCCCTATCCGGGACAAGTGGTCGTCCACCGGCTGGGAACGCGGCCCACTGGGCTACCCCACCACCGACACCACAGCCACACCGGACGGTAACGGCCGGTACAACCACTTCGAGCACAACGGCTCGATCTACTGGACCGAACAGACCGGCGCACACACGATCCGGGGCGCCATCCGGGACAAGTGGGCATCCACCGGCTGGGAACGCGGCCCACTGGGCTACCCGATCACCGACGAACTCCCCGGCTATGAAGGTCTAGGCTACAGCGGCAGGTTCAACGCTTTCAGCGGTCAGAACGGCATGTTCGCCCTGATCGCCTGGAGCGAGGAGACCGGGGCGCACTCGGTACAGGGCAAGATCGCCTCCAGGTACGCGAGCAAGAAGTACGGCGGCCCCGGCGGTGCCCTGGGTTACCCGACCACCGACCAGCGCATCACCCCGGACGGTCAGGCTCGCTACAACCACTTCAACGGTGCTGGCGGCAGCTCGATCTACTCGAGCGATAGCGTCGGCAGGGCGCACGCGGTCTTCGGCGGCATCCGCGACCGGTGGCAGCAGCTGGGATGGGAGCGTTCCTACCTGGGCTACCCGACCAGCGGTCAGTACGAGGTGGATGGCGTCTACCGAGTCGACTTCCAGGGTGGCTACATCACCTACTACCCGGAGACCGGCGAGATCGTCGACCGGCCGTGGTGA
- a CDS encoding LGFP repeat-containing protein yields MFSGNGSIFRRAAAAAATLLAATLSLGLSGTASGDVDTPREQQRAQRASSAEFTPIEHRYWNDPKLRETLGHPVDTEYHVDGISYQQFQNGWMYHTDDTGTHEVHGAIAARYTEVGTHETYGVPTTDELKTPDGKGRYNHFVGTDAIGVASIYWTPKTGAQGVWGPPRQFWAKHGYERGFLDYPTSTTTDTPGGKGVYTHFRGADHLGASVYWSESAGPHSVQGTIRDLWLELGAEKSWLGFPTSNEYGIENGRRSDFQNGYITWNAKTGKAEAHRY; encoded by the coding sequence GTGTTTTCCGGAAACGGTTCGATCTTCCGCAGAGCGGCGGCGGCAGCCGCCACTCTGCTCGCGGCCACCCTCTCCCTGGGGTTGTCCGGCACCGCCAGCGGTGACGTCGACACGCCGCGCGAGCAGCAACGGGCCCAGCGGGCCTCCTCGGCCGAGTTCACCCCAATCGAACACCGCTACTGGAACGACCCGAAGCTGCGCGAGACGCTCGGGCACCCCGTGGACACCGAGTACCACGTGGACGGGATCTCCTACCAGCAGTTCCAGAACGGCTGGATGTACCACACCGACGACACCGGGACGCACGAGGTGCACGGCGCCATCGCGGCCCGCTACACCGAGGTCGGCACGCACGAAACCTACGGGGTGCCCACCACCGACGAGCTGAAGACCCCGGACGGCAAGGGGCGCTACAACCACTTCGTGGGAACCGACGCGATCGGAGTCGCCTCGATCTACTGGACCCCGAAGACGGGGGCGCAGGGCGTCTGGGGACCGCCGAGGCAGTTCTGGGCCAAGCACGGCTACGAGCGCGGTTTCCTGGACTACCCGACGTCCACCACGACCGACACCCCCGGCGGCAAGGGCGTCTACACCCACTTCCGCGGCGCCGACCACCTGGGAGCCTCGGTCTACTGGAGCGAATCCGCCGGCCCGCACTCGGTGCAGGGCACGATCCGCGATCTGTGGCTGGAGCTCGGCGCCGAGAAATCCTGGCTGGGCTTTCCCACTTCCAATGAGTACGGTATCGAAAACGGACGGCGCAGCGATTTCCAGAACGGTTACATCACCTGGAACGCCAAGACCGGCAAGGCCGAGGCACACCGCTACTGA